A segment of the Candidatus Eisenbacteria bacterium genome:
CGGACGGCTGGAACCCGGCGGTGAGGCGATCGAGATCCGAGTAGCCGCTCGGCACGCCCGTGATCGCCCTCTTCGTCTCGAAGGCCTGCTCGAGGACGGTGATCACGCGGGGCAGGAGCGCGCGGATGGCGATGAATCCCTTCTTCATGCGCGGATCGCTGACGGCGAAGATGAGCTGCTCGGCTTGATCTATCAGCTCCCCCGAGCTGCCGGCTCCTTCATAGGCCTTGCGAACGATCTCCGTCCCCGTGTGGATCAGCTCGCGCATGACGTACTTCTCGAGGACGAGATTGCAGTGGTGCTCGATGTGAGCGGCGGTGGCGACCGAGTCCTGCAGCGACGAGAGCGCGGCGGTCCCTCCCACGGCCTCCAGATGCCCGCGTCCGCGGAGCTCCTCGGCCAGGCCGATCAGGTCGATCGCGATCCCCCTCTCGTAGAGGGATGTCATCGCGTCGAAGACCTTCCGGTGGGCGTCCCTGTAGAAGCAATCGGGACCCAGGATCTCGACCGCGCGTCCGACGGCCTCCTTCTCGAGCAGCATCGCTCCTAGGACGGCCTGCTCCGCCTCCAGATTCTGCGGGGGGATCCTGACGCCCTGGGCGAACTCCTGCTGCGTCTCTTGCGCCAATTCAGACTCCTACTCCGCGTCGAGGCTCGCGCGGACCTTCTGGACATCCTCCCAGACCATCGGCTTGAGGCCCGGGTTGCGGAGCAAGGCCGCGGGGTGATAGGTGGGAATCACCTTGGCGCCCCTCCACGGGAAGATCTGCCCTCGGACCGCCTTCATCGGCTGGCTCTGCCCCGTGAGGAGCAGCGTCGAGTGCCGCCCCAGCGTGCAGATCACCTTCGGGCGGAGAAGCTCGAGCTGCCGCATCAGGAACGGGGAGCAGGTCACCACCTCATCGGGATGCGGGTCGCGGTTCCCTGGGGGTCGGCACTTCAGGACATTGCAGATGTAGACCTGGTCCCGCTTCAGGCCGATCGCGTCGATGATGCGGGTCAGCAGCTCGCCGGCCCTTCCGACGAAGGGAAGGCCCTGCCGGTCCTCTTCGGCGCCCGGGGCCTCTCCAACAAAGACCAAGGGGACGCTGGCCTCCCCCATGCCGAAGACGACCGCGTTGCGCCCCTCGTGCAGGGGGCAGCTCGTGCACTCCCGCGCATGCTCCGCGAGCGCATCGAGAGCCTCTTTCCACTGCGGCTCGCGTCCGGTCGCGGCCGGGGGCGGCCCCCACTTGGGGCGCGCGGCGCTTTCCTGCCGCGCCGCGCCGGATCTCCCCGCGGAAGATTGCGCCGGAGCCTGTCGCGGGGATTGAGGCATGAGGCGGGCGGGCGGGCGCGCGTAGCCGTGCGCGGGGCCCTGCGCGGGATGCTCTCCCGAGCCGGGGCCCGCGGCCGGCCGGCGTGTCGAGGCGGGCGCGCCGGCCGCGCTCCTCTCCAGAGCGTCTCGGAGCGCGCTT
Coding sequences within it:
- a CDS encoding uracil-DNA glycosylase, which encodes MPQSPRQAPAQSSAGRSGAARQESAARPKWGPPPAATGREPQWKEALDALAEHARECTSCPLHEGRNAVVFGMGEASVPLVFVGEAPGAEEDRQGLPFVGRAGELLTRIIDAIGLKRDQVYICNVLKCRPPGNRDPHPDEVVTCSPFLMRQLELLRPKVICTLGRHSTLLLTGQSQPMKAVRGQIFPWRGAKVIPTYHPAALLRNPGLKPMVWEDVQKVRASLDAE